A DNA window from Chitinibacter fontanus contains the following coding sequences:
- the ispE gene encoding 4-(cytidine 5'-diphospho)-2-C-methyl-D-erythritol kinase, whose product MSFTPIIDAQGFAAFPAPAKLNLFLHITGRRADGYHLLESIFQLIDAHDTIWLRVRQDGQVIHHNPIENVPAESDLTVRAARLLQGHTQQQLGVDIRVEKRLPMGGGMGGGSSDAATVLLALNRLWSLNLSRQALMTLGLQLGADVPFFIFGRNALVEGIGEIMTPIETPVAHFVVLHPPVHVPTPAIFGDPELTRDTPSLKVALLEGRADQVELKNDLEPVAVRKFPQIAECIQWLSQYAPAKMTGSGSCVFAQFIADGAEKNASQNRANAVISCLPKEMTGFVSSTLSQHQLLDFASD is encoded by the coding sequence ATGAGTTTCACCCCCATAATTGATGCGCAAGGTTTTGCCGCTTTCCCTGCGCCCGCCAAACTGAACTTGTTTTTGCATATCACTGGGCGACGTGCCGATGGTTATCATTTACTCGAATCGATTTTTCAGTTGATCGATGCGCATGACACGATCTGGCTGCGAGTGCGTCAAGACGGTCAAGTAATTCACCACAACCCAATCGAGAATGTCCCTGCTGAAAGCGATTTGACTGTGCGTGCCGCCCGATTATTGCAAGGGCATACTCAACAGCAGTTGGGAGTCGATATTCGCGTAGAAAAGCGGTTGCCTATGGGCGGCGGGATGGGCGGTGGCAGTTCAGATGCTGCAACGGTATTGCTGGCATTGAATCGCTTATGGTCGCTCAATTTATCGCGTCAGGCCTTGATGACCTTGGGTTTGCAACTTGGTGCCGATGTGCCTTTTTTCATTTTTGGGCGCAATGCCTTGGTGGAAGGTATTGGCGAAATCATGACGCCAATCGAGACGCCCGTGGCTCATTTTGTTGTGCTGCATCCACCCGTGCATGTGCCAACCCCCGCGATTTTTGGCGACCCAGAGTTGACAAGGGATACGCCATCACTTAAAGTCGCGCTCCTTGAAGGAAGGGCTGATCAGGTCGAATTAAAAAACGATCTGGAACCAGTTGCGGTGCGCAAATTTCCGCAGATTGCTGAATGTATCCAATGGCTTAGCCAGTATGCTCCAGCAAAAATGACAGGATCTGGTAGTTGCGTATTTGCCCAATTTATTGCTGATGGCGCTGAAAAAAACGCTTCACAAAATCGTGCAAATGCCGTAATATCCTGCCTTCCTAAAGAGATGACCGGTTTTGTTAGTTCAACGCTGAGTCAACACCAGTTACTCGATTTTGCATCAGATTGA
- a CDS encoding ribose-phosphate pyrophosphokinase → MAYDSLMVFTGNANPRLAERVVNHLDISLGRATVGRFSDGEVTVELLENVRGRDVFVLQSTCVPTNDNIMEMMLMVDALKRASAGRITAAIPYFGYARQDRRPRSARVPISAKIVANMLQVAGVDRVLTVDVHADQIQGFFDIPVDNIYSTPVLLADIRAKNHEDLMIVSPDVGGVLRARAMAKQLGVDMAIIDKRRPKANVAEVMHIIGDVKDRTCIIIDDMIDTANTLCKAAEALKKFGAKKVMAYATHPVFSGAAVERILQSALDEVVVTDTIPVSEEAQASGRVRVVSIAGLLAETMRRINNEESVSSLFVD, encoded by the coding sequence ATGGCTTACGACAGCCTCATGGTATTTACCGGCAACGCTAACCCGCGCCTTGCTGAACGTGTAGTAAATCACCTCGATATTTCATTGGGGCGTGCCACTGTTGGCCGTTTCTCTGATGGCGAAGTGACGGTTGAGTTGCTCGAAAACGTGCGTGGTCGCGACGTTTTTGTTTTGCAGTCGACTTGCGTACCTACCAACGACAACATCATGGAAATGATGTTGATGGTCGATGCATTAAAACGCGCCTCTGCTGGCCGTATTACTGCCGCGATTCCATACTTTGGTTATGCACGTCAGGATCGCCGTCCACGCTCAGCTCGGGTGCCGATTTCTGCCAAGATCGTTGCGAACATGCTGCAAGTGGCTGGCGTTGATCGCGTGTTGACGGTGGATGTCCACGCTGATCAGATCCAAGGCTTCTTCGACATTCCGGTGGATAATATTTATTCGACACCGGTGTTGCTCGCCGATATCCGTGCGAAAAACCATGAAGACCTGATGATTGTTTCTCCTGACGTGGGCGGCGTATTGCGTGCTCGTGCGATGGCGAAACAGTTGGGTGTTGATATGGCCATCATCGACAAGCGTCGTCCGAAAGCCAATGTGGCCGAGGTGATGCACATTATCGGTGACGTGAAAGATCGCACCTGTATCATCATCGATGACATGATCGACACCGCCAATACCCTGTGTAAAGCGGCTGAAGCGTTGAAAAAATTTGGCGCTAAAAAGGTCATGGCTTATGCGACTCACCCGGTATTCTCGGGCGCAGCGGTTGAGCGTATCTTGCAATCGGCTTTGGATGAAGTCGTTGTAACCGATACGATCCCGGTGTCAGAAGAAGCACAAGCCAGCGGTCGTGTCCGCGTGGTGTCGATTGCGGGTCTGTTGGCTGAAACCATGCGTCGCATCAACAACGAAGAGTCTGTATCTAGCCTGTTCGTCGATTAA
- a CDS encoding 50S ribosomal protein L25/general stress protein Ctc, translated as MTFELNATSRAKQGTGASRRLRKAGQLPGIVYGGSVEPTAISLDHNSMYYTLQNEKFHTALINLSIDGAAAEQVLLRAVQYHPFKQQVQHVDFQRVTADSVIELKVPLHFVNGDTCLGVKLQGGAISNILNEVMVRCVASKLPEFITVDQANLAVGNLSVHLSDLVLPEGVQLVSLLRGADLAVSMLNGAKG; from the coding sequence ATGACTTTCGAATTAAATGCTACAAGCCGCGCAAAGCAGGGCACTGGTGCGAGCCGCCGCCTGCGTAAAGCCGGTCAATTGCCAGGTATCGTTTACGGTGGTTCTGTTGAGCCAACCGCAATCAGCTTGGACCACAACAGCATGTACTACACGCTGCAAAACGAAAAATTCCACACTGCTCTGATCAATCTGTCGATTGACGGCGCTGCTGCTGAGCAAGTTTTGTTGCGCGCAGTTCAATACCACCCGTTCAAACAGCAAGTACAACACGTTGACTTCCAACGCGTAACTGCTGATTCTGTGATCGAGTTGAAAGTACCACTGCACTTCGTGAACGGCGATACTTGCCTGGGCGTGAAACTGCAAGGCGGCGCGATCAGCAACATCTTGAACGAAGTAATGGTACGTTGCGTTGCTTCTAAATTGCCAGAGTTCATCACTGTTGACCAAGCCAACTTGGCAGTGGGTAACCTGTCAGTTCACTTGTCTGACCTGGTATTGCCAGAAGGCGTACAGCTGGTTTCGTTGCTACGTGGCGCGGACTTGGCGGTATCTATGCTCAACGGCGCAAAAGGCTAA
- the pth gene encoding aminoacyl-tRNA hydrolase, giving the protein MAIKLIVGLGNPGAEYEATRHNAGFWLVDQLARDGKIMLRHDSKFHGLIGRVNIAGHDVWLLQPQTFMNRSGLAVVALAQFYKILPDEILVVHDELDIAPGLAKLKQGGGHGGHNGLRDIQAHLGTPNFWRLRIGVGHPGNKAEVANFVLKPPRKEEQALIDDALMKSLVVLPKLLAGQAGAAMSLLHTDESKKREHKPAPKAAE; this is encoded by the coding sequence ATGGCAATCAAATTAATCGTAGGGCTGGGTAATCCTGGCGCTGAATATGAAGCCACGCGGCATAACGCGGGCTTTTGGCTGGTCGATCAGCTCGCACGCGACGGCAAGATTATGCTGCGCCACGACAGCAAATTTCATGGCCTGATTGGGCGCGTCAATATTGCTGGGCATGATGTCTGGCTGCTACAGCCGCAAACCTTTATGAATCGCAGTGGTTTGGCGGTGGTGGCCTTGGCGCAGTTTTATAAGATTTTGCCGGATGAAATCTTGGTGGTGCACGACGAGCTCGATATTGCGCCGGGCTTGGCCAAGCTCAAGCAAGGTGGTGGACATGGCGGCCACAATGGTTTGCGCGATATTCAGGCGCATCTCGGTACGCCCAATTTCTGGCGTCTGCGCATCGGCGTTGGTCATCCGGGTAATAAGGCCGAAGTGGCTAATTTCGTGCTCAAGCCGCCGCGCAAAGAAGAGCAAGCGCTAATTGATGACGCGCTGATGAAATCGCTGGTGGTGCTGCCCAAGCTGCTGGCAGGCCAAGCTGGCGCGGCAATGAGTTTGCTGCACACCGATGAAAGTAAAAAACGTGAGCACAAGCCCGCACCAAAGGCGGCAGAATAA
- a CDS encoding CobW family GTP-binding protein: MSKKVAIPVNIVTGFLGVGKTTALMNLLANKPADEYWAIVVNEFGEVGIDGASLSAAGEGLQVAEVPGGCICCTTSPQLRVTLTRLARGMRPDRLLIEPSGLGHPAGIVDLLRDPMLASAFELRAIITLLDPRHLNDSRYTTHETWRDQLQLADVLILNKCDLADAEQIAAAEKMAAAQFPPKLAVAHTRQGIFAAELLDLELHPERWSDAPESIAQTHSHRLMPRRKTSAEIEPIQPAAWPMRKQQSSLGSHSCGWIFAPDTLFSSSKVAALFEVLSQPSELGLSGLSRAKGVFQTERDWYRFDWVEGMVGAAPSAYRRDSRFEVIVESETAPDWTLLEAKLLATLITPR, from the coding sequence ATGAGCAAAAAAGTAGCTATCCCCGTCAATATAGTGACCGGCTTTCTTGGCGTTGGCAAAACCACCGCCTTGATGAATCTGCTCGCCAATAAGCCTGCCGATGAATACTGGGCGATTGTCGTCAATGAGTTTGGCGAAGTCGGTATCGACGGTGCCAGCTTGTCGGCGGCAGGGGAGGGCTTGCAGGTTGCTGAAGTACCCGGTGGCTGTATTTGCTGCACCACCAGCCCGCAATTACGTGTGACGCTCACAAGACTGGCAAGGGGTATGCGTCCAGACCGCTTGCTAATTGAGCCTTCTGGCTTGGGACACCCGGCGGGTATTGTGGATTTGCTACGTGACCCGATGCTGGCGAGTGCATTTGAATTGCGCGCGATCATTACCTTGCTTGACCCGCGCCATTTGAACGATAGTCGCTACACCACACACGAAACCTGGCGCGATCAACTGCAGCTGGCCGATGTGCTGATTTTGAATAAATGCGATCTGGCCGACGCAGAGCAAATTGCTGCCGCCGAAAAAATGGCCGCCGCACAATTCCCACCCAAGCTGGCGGTGGCGCACACGCGACAAGGCATTTTTGCTGCCGAGTTACTCGATCTGGAATTACACCCCGAGCGCTGGTCTGATGCGCCCGAGTCGATTGCTCAGACGCATTCCCACCGACTGATGCCGCGCCGTAAAACCAGTGCGGAGATTGAGCCAATTCAGCCTGCCGCTTGGCCGATGCGTAAACAACAATCGAGTTTAGGCTCGCACAGCTGTGGTTGGATCTTTGCGCCAGACACGCTGTTTTCCAGTTCAAAAGTGGCGGCGCTGTTTGAGGTATTGAGCCAGCCGAGCGAGTTGGGGCTCAGTGGATTGAGCCGGGCCAAAGGCGTGTTTCAAACCGAGCGCGATTGGTATCGCTTTGACTGGGTGGAGGGTATGGTGGGCGCAGCGCCGAGCGCCTATCGCCGCGACAGTCGCTTTGAAGTGATTGTAGAAAGTGAAACAGCGCCCGATTGGACGCTGTTAGAAGCTAAGCTGCTTGCGACACTCATTACGCCGCGTTGA
- the ccsB gene encoding c-type cytochrome biogenesis protein CcsB — protein sequence MTSLLQARRWPDYAFAALILMTAAMTWRLYSNYLDYYEQGILLGSAAGLIWLGWFWAPLRWFFPVCGAVALAAIALYQGELARGQTAFWLKYVLASQSAVMWMCVLFFLSMLMYWVGMFKRSATALGIASGLAWAGAAMAMISKLVRWYESYLIGSDVGHIPVSNLYEVFILFCLITTLMYLYYEAKFSAKAMGAFVLPIICAAVGFIIWYTFDRQAHEIQPLIPALQSWWMKIHVPANFVGYGAFALSAMLGVAQLMVAKGWLVNRLPSYDTLGEVMYKAIAVGFLFFTIATVLGAMWAADAWGGYWSWDPKETWALIVWLNYAAWLHIRLVKGWRGNVLAWWAVIGLLVTTFAFIGVNMFLSGLHSYGGL from the coding sequence ATGACCTCTCTCTTGCAAGCGCGCCGCTGGCCAGACTACGCTTTTGCAGCGCTCATTCTGATGACTGCTGCGATGACATGGCGGCTATATAGCAATTACCTTGATTATTACGAGCAAGGCATCCTACTCGGCTCTGCCGCTGGTTTGATTTGGCTTGGCTGGTTTTGGGCTCCTTTACGCTGGTTCTTCCCTGTTTGCGGCGCAGTGGCGCTAGCAGCAATCGCACTGTACCAAGGTGAATTAGCGCGTGGTCAAACTGCCTTCTGGCTCAAATATGTCTTAGCCAGTCAATCTGCCGTCATGTGGATGTGCGTGCTGTTTTTCCTATCCATGCTGATGTATTGGGTCGGTATGTTCAAACGCTCGGCAACCGCTTTGGGTATCGCGAGTGGGCTGGCTTGGGCGGGTGCAGCAATGGCCATGATTTCCAAACTAGTTCGCTGGTATGAAAGCTATCTGATTGGCTCTGATGTAGGGCATATTCCGGTATCGAATCTGTATGAAGTATTTATTTTGTTCTGCTTGATAACGACGCTGATGTATCTGTACTACGAAGCAAAATTCTCAGCCAAAGCGATGGGGGCATTTGTACTCCCCATTATCTGCGCTGCGGTTGGCTTCATTATTTGGTACACATTTGATCGACAAGCTCATGAAATTCAACCGCTGATTCCGGCACTGCAATCGTGGTGGATGAAGATTCACGTACCCGCCAATTTTGTTGGCTACGGCGCTTTTGCGCTATCGGCCATGCTTGGTGTGGCACAGCTGATGGTGGCCAAAGGTTGGCTGGTAAACCGATTACCTAGCTACGACACACTGGGCGAGGTGATGTACAAAGCAATTGCGGTCGGCTTCTTGTTTTTCACCATTGCCACGGTACTCGGGGCGATGTGGGCTGCTGATGCTTGGGGCGGGTACTGGAGCTGGGATCCGAAAGAAACTTGGGCTTTGATTGTGTGGCTTAACTACGCAGCATGGTTGCATATCCGACTGGTCAAAGGCTGGCGTGGCAATGTACTGGCATGGTGGGCTGTAATTGGCTTACTAGTAACCACTTTTGCTTTCATTGGCGTCAATATGTTCTTATCTGGCTTGCACTCCTACGGCGGCCTTTAA
- a CDS encoding cytochrome c biogenesis protein ResB, with translation MRFAISLLTILAIASIIGTVLKQNEPYVNYRVEFGDFWFGIFEPIGLFDVYHSSWFLLILAFLVLSTSLCIWRHFPGVVRDIKSYREKASTNSLRLMSHQVETNTVLTPAAVEQHLTEQGYRFKSRTDGETLVIAAKKGSWQKLGYLFAHAAIVVICIGGLMDGNLPLKLLEATGKKTPETRDIPQSQIPPSSRLESNNLSFRGNVTLSEGGSASVVFLNAGQGYFVQELPFVLKLKKFHIEHYSTGMPKLFASDIDVLDLNSGKVIQSGTVKVNHPLIVDGIAIYQASFGDGGSGLDFVQWDLSTGKTQPLAARSQTSLPLMLGQEQYQLEIGDLRPFNIENFDKAPSNTSTMAVDKLQEAMASAQAVRSDKNVRNLGPMVQFKLRDNTGQAVEYQNYMAPFFENNAAYFMTGMRREVSAPFSFVRIPLDKDMQINTFMRLRKVILDPNLHPEIARRTAAKAQAGGGVSAQSQAQFAEVTRNVLTQFASGGLPAIDRFLTEKVPEDKRAAVAQTYLKILQGAMIDAMDVAQGQVGLPTIAVNEAQYRFLMDSLVATSQLFDYGAPTLLQLNGFTEVKASGFQLTRSPGKNVVYLGSLLLILGVFCMFYIRENRLWIRLSPQGTLVAMSSNRKTPELDKEFALHTSALLNRNKE, from the coding sequence ATGCGCTTTGCCATTAGCTTGCTCACCATTTTGGCCATTGCCTCAATTATTGGCACGGTATTAAAGCAAAATGAGCCATACGTGAACTATCGCGTCGAGTTTGGCGACTTTTGGTTTGGCATTTTCGAGCCCATCGGCCTATTTGATGTGTACCACTCCAGCTGGTTTTTACTCATTCTGGCCTTTTTGGTGCTCTCAACTAGCTTATGTATTTGGCGCCATTTCCCCGGAGTCGTACGGGACATCAAAAGCTACCGAGAAAAAGCGAGCACTAATTCTTTACGCTTGATGAGTCATCAAGTTGAAACAAACACCGTTTTAACGCCAGCGGCAGTCGAGCAACACCTCACCGAGCAAGGCTATCGGTTCAAATCTCGTACCGACGGCGAAACTTTAGTGATTGCCGCCAAAAAAGGCAGCTGGCAAAAATTGGGTTATTTATTCGCCCATGCGGCGATTGTTGTAATTTGTATTGGCGGCTTGATGGATGGCAATTTACCGCTGAAGTTACTAGAAGCCACTGGCAAAAAAACACCAGAAACACGCGATATCCCACAAAGCCAGATCCCGCCAAGCTCGCGTCTAGAAAGCAATAACCTGTCATTTCGTGGGAATGTCACGCTTTCTGAAGGCGGCAGCGCATCAGTGGTGTTTCTAAACGCGGGGCAAGGCTATTTTGTGCAAGAGCTTCCCTTCGTTCTCAAGCTAAAGAAATTTCATATTGAACATTATTCAACTGGCATGCCCAAATTGTTTGCCAGTGACATCGATGTACTCGATCTCAATAGCGGCAAAGTAATTCAAAGCGGCACCGTAAAGGTGAATCACCCGCTAATCGTTGATGGCATAGCCATTTATCAGGCGAGTTTTGGTGACGGAGGCTCAGGGCTAGATTTCGTGCAATGGGATCTAAGCACGGGCAAAACACAGCCACTGGCAGCTCGCTCGCAAACCAGCCTTCCACTAATGCTAGGACAAGAGCAATACCAGCTTGAAATTGGTGATTTGCGCCCATTTAACATTGAAAATTTTGATAAAGCGCCAAGCAATACCTCGACAATGGCCGTGGATAAATTGCAGGAAGCAATGGCCAGCGCCCAAGCGGTACGTAGCGATAAAAATGTACGCAATCTGGGGCCTATGGTTCAATTCAAGCTGCGCGACAATACCGGGCAAGCAGTTGAATATCAGAACTATATGGCGCCATTCTTCGAGAATAATGCAGCCTACTTCATGACAGGTATGCGCAGGGAAGTCTCTGCACCATTTAGCTTTGTTCGGATACCCCTGGATAAAGATATGCAGATCAATACTTTCATGCGTCTACGCAAGGTGATTCTTGATCCAAACCTGCATCCAGAAATCGCCCGTCGCACCGCAGCGAAAGCACAAGCGGGAGGCGGGGTTTCGGCGCAAAGTCAGGCACAATTTGCTGAAGTCACCCGCAATGTACTGACGCAATTTGCGAGTGGTGGCCTGCCCGCAATTGATCGCTTTTTAACTGAGAAAGTCCCTGAAGATAAGCGCGCGGCTGTCGCCCAAACCTATCTCAAAATTTTACAAGGTGCGATGATTGACGCGATGGACGTCGCGCAAGGCCAAGTGGGCTTACCCACCATAGCAGTTAACGAGGCACAATATCGCTTCTTGATGGATAGCTTAGTCGCCACCAGCCAGTTATTTGACTATGGCGCCCCGACTTTGCTGCAACTAAATGGGTTTACTGAAGTCAAAGCCAGCGGCTTTCAGCTAACACGCTCACCAGGTAAAAATGTGGTTTATCTGGGCTCGCTACTGCTGATTCTGGGTGTATTTTGCATGTTTTATATTCGTGAAAATCGCCTCTGGATACGCCTAAGCCCGCAAGGGACTTTAGTCGCGATGAGCAGCAACCGTAAAACACCTGAGCTAGATAAAGAATTTGCGCTACATACCAGCGCCCTTCTCAACCGCAACAAAGAGTAA
- a CDS encoding c-type cytochrome, which produces MRSMTVAVKLAALLMMAPAVFAAGAKGDPAKGKLIVDQVCAACHGADGNSVVSANPSLAGQHPEYIVKQLTEFKSQKRKNPVMLGMATPLSPADMANVAAYFSQQTPKAKGASNKELIEAGKKIYRGGVASKNVPACMACHGPAGAGIPGQYPRLSSQHAAYTTAQLTAFRVGERANNQVMSEIAAKLSDQEIKAVSEYIQAIH; this is translated from the coding sequence ATGCGCAGCATGACTGTGGCGGTAAAGCTAGCAGCACTTTTGATGATGGCACCAGCTGTTTTTGCCGCTGGCGCTAAGGGTGACCCTGCCAAGGGCAAATTAATTGTCGATCAAGTCTGCGCAGCCTGTCATGGCGCCGACGGCAATAGTGTTGTAAGTGCCAACCCTAGCCTTGCTGGCCAACACCCCGAGTATATCGTCAAACAATTAACTGAATTCAAATCACAAAAACGCAAAAATCCTGTGATGTTAGGTATGGCGACACCATTATCACCAGCAGATATGGCCAATGTTGCAGCTTACTTCAGCCAACAAACACCGAAAGCGAAAGGCGCGTCGAATAAAGAGCTGATCGAAGCGGGCAAGAAAATTTATCGCGGTGGTGTAGCCAGCAAGAACGTACCAGCCTGTATGGCCTGTCACGGCCCTGCGGGTGCCGGCATTCCTGGCCAATATCCACGTTTGTCTAGCCAGCACGCTGCTTACACAACAGCGCAATTGACTGCATTCCGGGTTGGCGAGCGTGCTAACAACCAAGTAATGTCTGAAATCGCGGCAAAATTGTCTGATCAGGAAATCAAAGCGGTTTCTGAGTACATTCAAGCAATTCATTAA
- the yihA gene encoding ribosome biogenesis GTP-binding protein YihA/YsxC, which yields MSLFQGLTFLTTVNDLKALPNEGIEVAFAGRSNAGKSSAINTLANHTRLAFVSKTPGRTQHINYFDFGQSRRLVDLPGYGYAAVPEAVRKHWQGLLGKYLETRPNLIGLVLIMDSRRPLTDLDRVMLDFFLPTGKPVHCVLTKSDKLNNQEKVQALRSVKDEFKGNPQITVQLFSSSKKQGVTEVEQVVGGWFEEIMQQLAASEPMDGE from the coding sequence ATGTCCCTATTTCAAGGCCTAACATTCCTTACTACTGTCAATGATTTAAAAGCTCTGCCCAATGAAGGCATTGAGGTCGCATTTGCTGGCCGCTCGAATGCGGGTAAATCCAGTGCAATTAACACTTTAGCAAATCATACTCGTTTAGCTTTTGTCTCTAAAACGCCTGGTCGTACCCAACACATCAATTATTTTGATTTTGGCCAGTCGCGTCGATTGGTTGATTTGCCCGGCTACGGCTATGCCGCGGTCCCAGAAGCGGTACGTAAACACTGGCAGGGCCTGCTTGGTAAATACCTTGAAACTCGTCCGAATCTAATTGGCCTTGTGCTGATCATGGACAGTCGTCGTCCGTTGACGGATCTAGATCGTGTGATGCTGGATTTCTTTTTACCAACTGGCAAGCCCGTGCATTGTGTACTCACTAAATCTGATAAATTGAATAATCAAGAAAAAGTACAGGCTTTGCGCTCGGTGAAGGATGAATTTAAAGGTAATCCGCAAATTACAGTGCAGCTGTTCTCTAGCTCTAAAAAGCAAGGCGTTACTGAGGTGGAACAAGTTGTTGGTGGCTGGTTCGAGGAGATCATGCAGCAACTTGCTGCAAGCGAACCGATGGACGGAGAATGA
- the pilG gene encoding twitching motility response regulator PilG encodes MSNLSGVKVMVIDDSNTIRRSAEIFLGQAGCEVILAEDGFDALAKIADHHPNVIFVDVMMPRLDGYQTCSLIKKNPRFKATPVVMLSSKDGLFDRARGRMVGSDEYLTKPFTKDSLLAAVRLHAGLV; translated from the coding sequence ATGTCCAATTTGTCAGGCGTTAAGGTGATGGTGATTGACGATAGCAATACGATCCGTCGCAGCGCTGAGATTTTTTTGGGGCAGGCAGGCTGTGAGGTTATTTTGGCCGAGGATGGATTTGATGCATTGGCTAAGATAGCAGACCACCACCCTAATGTGATCTTTGTCGATGTCATGATGCCACGCTTGGATGGTTATCAGACCTGCTCATTAATTAAGAAAAACCCGCGCTTTAAGGCCACTCCAGTGGTTATGCTCTCATCAAAAGATGGACTGTTTGACCGTGCGCGGGGGAGGATGGTTGGATCAGATGAATATCTGACCAAACCATTTACAAAAGATAGTTTACTAGCCGCTGTGCGCTTGCACGCCGGTTTGGTTTGA
- a CDS encoding response regulator, which produces MAIKKILIVDDSPTERHFLGELLTKNGFQIMTLESGEEAVLKTKELMPDLILMDVVMPGMNGFQATRTISRDEATKHIPIIMCTSKNQETDMVWAKRQGAVEYVVKPVDSQELLNKIANL; this is translated from the coding sequence ATGGCGATCAAAAAAATTCTGATTGTTGATGACTCTCCGACAGAGCGGCATTTTTTGGGCGAATTATTGACCAAAAATGGCTTTCAAATTATGACGCTGGAGTCCGGTGAAGAGGCTGTTTTGAAGACGAAAGAGTTGATGCCGGACTTGATCTTGATGGATGTGGTAATGCCAGGTATGAACGGCTTTCAAGCTACCCGCACGATCAGTCGCGACGAAGCTACAAAGCACATCCCAATCATTATGTGTACGTCAAAAAACCAAGAAACCGATATGGTTTGGGCTAAGCGTCAAGGTGCAGTTGAGTACGTAGTAAAGCCAGTTGATTCACAAGAATTGCTCAACAAAATTGCCAACCTATAA
- a CDS encoding chemotaxis protein CheW, translated as MAKRISLREYQQGVMNRLQSAAAVAQVDARLGIMIGTENWLVDLGDVAEVMPVPVVAPVPLGFAWFKGVANIRGNLVSVSDLPAFFGLQHGGFTSMSRLVLLQPRHLPHAAVLVNRMLGLKHLADLTLQDADPARQPWLGEVYQDAAGQSWKTLNVAELVSQPSFLQTGIA; from the coding sequence ATGGCTAAACGCATTAGTTTGCGAGAGTATCAGCAGGGGGTGATGAACCGCCTGCAGAGTGCAGCTGCAGTGGCTCAGGTAGATGCCCGCTTGGGGATTATGATCGGCACTGAAAATTGGTTGGTTGATTTGGGCGATGTGGCTGAGGTAATGCCTGTGCCAGTAGTTGCTCCGGTTCCGCTTGGTTTTGCGTGGTTCAAAGGTGTTGCCAATATTCGCGGTAATTTGGTTAGTGTTTCTGATCTGCCGGCGTTTTTTGGTTTGCAACACGGCGGATTTACCAGTATGTCACGTTTGGTTTTGCTGCAGCCACGCCATTTGCCGCACGCAGCAGTTTTGGTGAACCGGATGCTTGGGTTGAAGCACTTGGCCGATTTGACTTTGCAGGATGCCGATCCTGCACGTCAGCCGTGGTTGGGTGAGGTTTATCAGGATGCTGCAGGGCAAAGTTGGAAAACATTAAATGTCGCTGAGCTGGTGAGTCAACCCAGCTTCTTGCAAACAGGTATCGCATAA